AACTATATGGCTGTTGAATACAACCTCCAAGAATGCAAAATAGGCCTTTGACAACTGCAAAGAGTAAGAAATTCAAATAAAGAACACCTTCCAAATTTTAGGCAAGAGGAAAAACTTAAAGAAAGATAAAATTAAAGAGTTTTATATCTGCAATTTATTTTAATCAAGTAAACAGAGTAagattttaaagtgtcaaaAAGCATCAGCACAACAGAATTTTTAGCAGGGACAAACTAAAAAATAGGATATCATAAATTTCAGACTTCATAAATTGCACACTCAGTgttcaatttcaagtttttgctCCATACATTCACCTTCATTCTCCCGCCGAAATCATATCAAACAACTCCAACCAGGTACTCAAAACTAATAGATGCAAACACTAACAAGCATGAGTAAATGTACCTTCCGGAATGCCAATACATCAGCCAAAGGTATTGATAATGTCATCTTCAGTGCAATATCAAGTGCATCAGCAAGCGCTCTATCACCATATAGCTCGAACACCCCAAAGTTGACATAGTTTCCAGCAAGAGCTATCAGTTGGCAAACATCCTAAAATCAGCTCATAACATAACATTTGTACAAGgagctatttatttatttttagttaacaGGGAAAGCAGGAGAAGAGCCACTACAggatttatatttaaaaactagtACCAAGAATGCTGTGGTAGAGTCAAAAAATGAATTGAAAGTACATCTTTGCAAAAGAACTTTATTCTTTTGTCTGATGTTTTCAATTTGGGATGAACAGtataaggaaaagaaaaaacaacttGAGATGTTTTTCTAAAACACAgacaaaaaaaaaggcaatTGAAAAACACAAGATAAACAACAGCTTCCTTATAGTATTCCAATTCATTCACTTTGAGCTTGGCTGTTGAACTAAGAAAATTGATGGGTTTCCCCTAATATTTTAATCAATAATACATGTTCAGCATCTTTAAGGGGCTGTTTGGAATCCTTATGGtatccaattttttgttttcagaAAATGATTAATGAAGCTAAATTACTTAGTACATTACTTCATTAgtttcaaaaaaacaaaaattggatccaagtgaagaaagttgaggcaccataaaaccaattggcaacatGGGGAGTAGCCCATTACCATGAAGAAAGTCGAGGTTCACCATAAACCAATTGGCAAAACGGGGAGTCgcccaattacttataagcacatgcaatgtCCCTTCTTTCCCCGATGTGGAATTAATACTCTCACCACCAAGCATACCAAACAGCTGCTACACTTTGCACTAAATTCAATCCAAATGCTAAAACCTTACATGATTCTATTAATCCTTTCAAGAGCCAaagttttaactttttttaagCATAAACATCTTATTGTTTACTCACACTGACCACCATTCTAAACCAACAAAccataaacaaccttcactgtGTACCCACATTAGTAACAAGACTCACAACTTGAGATTGACAAGTTTGCAACACCAAGTTTGTAAACAGTTGAAGGATTACCAAAAAAGTTAACAGTCCACTAGCCAACTAATAAATTACCATTTATTCATATTCTTTATAGACCCTCCTTGATTAGATCTAGGTTGTTTTACTGCTTATCCTGCACCCAGAAATGTGATTCTAACTATCTGCAGACTACAGTTTAAACCATTTGGAAGcagtacaattttttttccaaccaaagtgaacaataaagaaaaaatcCACAGCTATACATCAGATGTTCAAGAATATATATGCAAGAAGTGCAATATAAACAGAGTGATAACTGTCATACAAAACTGATAAAACATTCTTGAAAACGTAGCTACTATTCAGAACTGAATAGAGATACGAGTATACCTAGTGAATAACCATGCAATTGATGATCCAACAAAGTGATTACTGTTGCAATAAATAAGAAGTTTATGGACTCACCTCTTGTAAGAATAGTTAAAGAAATCCAAATTCCCTTGTATTTGAAGGCATATATATCAGCAACATTTGGAAGAGACAAAATTCTTGACCCATATGCAACAATCAGTTTACTGACTTCTCGAAAAAGAAGTAttccattaggagaagatgaATCAAAAGTCAAGCGTTGGGCTTTGTTCAATGCAAACTCAGCCATGAATTTCAACAAAGGAGTGGTCACCTGCAGCATTAATTGGGCAAATATTGAGAAAACATAACACAATTAACTTTGCAAGAAATAAGAAAGGAATCAAATGTAGCCGAGAGAGATCTGCTTCCTGTTTCCATGTATTCTAAAATGCTCAAAAGAATCAAGAAATATTATCTAACCCTACCTGATCTCTTAGCTAAAAACTATAATGCAAACAAGAAACACAGACTTATGTTTCAAAAGACtttcattcatttatttattttaaaagccTTCTGAAATGTAGAATTCTCCAACTAGTAAAAAAGTTCAATTTCAAGGTATGAAATTTTAGATAATGCTTTGTTTGCTTAACCACTTAATGCAGAACTCTattgaatttttcaacaaaggAAGCAGTTATCCTTTACCTCTGGTGTATCGGACCAGTGCAAGATGCCTTTCAAAAGAAGTGGCATGTGTGCAGGATACAACCAATCAAACAGAAAGCCATAAGTTCTCCGACTGAAGATATCCAAAGAAGAGCATAAGAATAAGAAATTGTTAGGCCTTAGATATTTGATacagaaaatgaaaaaagtACCTACCTATTTGTGGCCATGGCAATTCCTCTAAGATCTCTCGTCAACGCAATTAATCCATACTTTACAGCATCAGTACGAAACATTGAATCAGGAGTTGATTCCAGATTGACGAAAACCTGAAGAACCACATATAGTACAAGAGTAACAATCCATACAATACCAAACTAGACAGTatctagtgtgtgtgtgtgtgtgtgtagttaAGCATTTTAAAGAACACACAGGAATATCTGTGCAGATTCAGCAGCATGCACATATGAAACATTTTTTATTGCATGTTGAGAGAGAGTACTTGCAAAAGTGGATCCATGGAAGATCTAAATTTGACAGGGCTGTCTTCCATGAATATTAACCAGCCAATTATGTAATAGAAAGTTGTTCTGCTGCGAGAACATCTATACTCTTCCAGAAAAGGGAAATGCTCCCTCTGAAAAGAGAAATTCAAAGTGTGAACTTTTCACGCGAGATACAGGATTCTGTTCAAGATATTCAAATCAAAAGTGTAAATGCAAAAGAAAGATATTTCAGATATGGATTTACAGTATGATTCGCAAGTATAAATTTGACAGTATCCAACTTCAAGAGTAGCTTGCCACTCATGTATCTGCCAAAATAATTACTCTTACAATAAGCAAAATATGATAATGGAAGCTAGGCTCTCTTAAGCCACCAAGCACTCCAATGCCCCAAAAGACATACAGAACAAAAAGAACTAACCCAGATGCCAGCTCCAAGAACAAACTCAGGGTGTGACCAATGACCTCCTCATTCTGAAAATAGGCAAGAATTAAAATGCAAACTTGATATCCAAATATATTTAGTGTGAGTAAAGCATGAAAAAGATTTCACCTCCGTGTAACATTTCAGGTTTGTAGCAATCTTGCCAACAATGACATTTAACATTAAAAGATGATCATGAAGTCCAAGAAGCTCAGAAAGGCGGGCATATAACTGCTGCAACAAATGGAGAAGCCTCAAGAAGAATGTTAACTTAACTGTAAAGAATGCCAGGAAAAACTTAATTACCCTCGAAGAATGCATGGCCTGATCACCCACATATGACTTCCGAAAATGTTGAAAAAAGGTAAGAATTGCACGATCAAGTCTTTGCTTGCTTGTTTCACCATATCTCTGCCAAATGCCAGGGTTGAACAGTTTACATTAATTTTGatagtaagaaaaataaataaattggcaATCTTAAAGTTGAATATCACTCTTAACACCGAGTAATTTGGTTgaatatattaaccaaagtgCTTGATGCCCATTGCAGAGTTTTAAAGTGCACACATTCATTTATATCAAACCATGACAAAAACAGTAACATTTTAGGTaaagaaagataagaaaaatctAGATTTAGAAGGTAAGTATTTGACTACTATATCTAATATTCAGAAAGAGGTCATTCCTGCTGCTGTACCTGGCTCTGTACCCCACTGTCAGTGACATTTATTAATTGCAAGATGCGTGCTGAAAGTTCTGCATCAAGTGCTTCTTGTGATTCGGTACtgcaaggaaaaaataaaacaataaaaatcttCCATGGTAGCAATGAAGGGAAAAGCAAAATGAATGAAAAGGAAGTAAACGCAGGTTTTTTTGGTCAAGAAAgttgtttaattttctttacCTGCACCCAGTACATTGTTTTATCTTGAGAATTGCAGCAACTATGTGAACAATCCAAGCAAGTTTTGCTTCAATAATAGAGAGGTCACTGGTATCACTGGTCTGAACTCGAGCTCTTTCCTGTTCAAGTCAGAAGAATTGGTTAAAAACATGAAGTCCagaaatttttcttttcaatttccaAGAGGCATCCATCAATATAAATACCCATACCGTGTAGACCTGCAAAAGAGGCTCCACTATGCTTATTATATACAAACTACTGCTTTCATACTGCAACAAAATAGAGAAGGTCATAGAGGCAACTAACAAATTCAGATCAGCTCCACGTGTCTAAGTtaaaatatgtattttaaatgcatttttATCAAATAGAAAATAGTTATTTGACGAATTGCAAAACCATAACTTCCTCAGATAGAAAAAGAGAAGCACATAAAGAGGTGAACCTGGAATCTACAGAGGTATGTAAAACAATCCAACTGATCTTGAAGAAGTTCAACGTTGTCTAATGGGTTTTCAGAAAGATCATCAAGCGAACCATCCTGTAAAATAGTAAGAAGATATAGAACTTTCTTAAATTTGAACATAAAATAACAGTACTGGCAGTAAAAGTTCTGGTGTTTACCTGCACGGAGTTAAATCTTGATGTGATGAAACCTTCAGTAATCTTAGGTACAAATTCATCGAGCATGCTGGGTGCATCACCTTTCAAGTATGGTACAGATGTCACCAATCTAGACCAAAGTCCTAAAAGGTAGTATACGCTGCTGCTGGCCCACTGAAAAGAAGATAAAGTTTCAGTAAGGCAAGTTGTAATTTTTCAACCCACATAATTAGTTCCAGCTACCAAGCATTATTAGGTACCATAGTCGATGACATTCATGTATAACGGCACTAACTGTCATTAGGACAACCATTCGTTGTTGGATGCAATTAGGACTGTATAGCTAAAGCAGAGAGATAGTCTGTGTGTTAGAGAAATAGTGGAAGTGACAACTGGAAACTATAAGATAAGAGTAACTACAACTAAAAACTACAAACGACTAGATGCACCTAACCAAAtgaagattaatgtaaacagAAGGTAAAGGATTGCAAGCCCAATCAAGACTCACATGGTATGAAGCCAAAACCCATAAATCTACAAAACTAAGATTTAGGAGATTGTAGAGACCGACTAATCGTGGAAGTGTTTTCATTTAACAGCATAGTATACAATATTCTTTTCCTAATGCTTAGAAAAAAGTTATGAAAGCCATTCAACCTTCCAGGAGTGCAAAGACTTTAACGTGAATTCTGCTACTAAACGTATCCAGTCACTATAGCCTTCCACAGTCACAAGCTCTGACAACTGCGGCAAATTTAGAAGTTCAGTAAGCACAAGCAGTAAACTAGATCACCTCAAGGAAAGATTACATACCAGAAAATAAATTTCATAATAACCACAAAGAAATTACAAACTATCTACGTAAAATCTCACGTCATAATCAAAACTACATGTGTAAGGCGTAAGTTTCATCTTTTCAAGGTACAAATCAATGTCATCTAAATATAAATCCAAAACGAAAATGTAGGTATATTTACGGAGTAATTTACATCTGTGCAATATTCATTAAGCTCACTTCATTTAGATGAATGACCCAAAATACCAAGAAAGACTAGGGTACTTCTTACTAACGAAAAAGCCTGATGTCAAaattaccaaaaagaaaaaagattacCTGATAATTCACTCGGAATCGTCCAAGAAGACGACAATACTCATGGTAATTATCATGATCAGCAAGACCTGATTTCCAGTTCAACAAATCATTATAAAAACCCAACAGATAAAAGAAAACACACTAGTAAAACATAAATTCAGGGCCGTTGATTAAGGATTtgcacttagtgggaaaaggcttcaTTAAGGATTtgcacttagtgggataaggcttcatatagccgaccccacttagtgggataaggctttgttgttgttgttgttgttgttgttgttgttgtttgttgttgaTTAAGTATTAGCACTCACAAGTGCCTAAAATTCAGATAATATCCACCTTAAGTATAATATAGATACAGGACCAACCAATAAATAACTACTACAATCTAGAATAAGTATAGGTACCTTTGTTGCACCGATACTAGAAATTTGGGCCAGGGTCTACCGATACCCCCACGATACAGTCTAACACGTAGCAGATATGCAAAGTATTGCCgatttttcctattttgtaaACTATGAGAAACGGCAACGATACTCAATAGGACATGGTCAAGATACGGCTAGGGGATAATAAGTTTTTGTAACTTTTGGGGATGGTGTTTGAAAATTTAGAACAAGGCGAAGTCAAAGTTTAATTTTCAAAAGTTTATTCTAAAGCTATTCCTCTCTTCTCTTCTATATGGTGAAAGATGAACCTGAATCTTTCtcttttctaatttattttatgttgtGAAGTATGAACTTATGATGGAATCAGCATGCTTTTTTAATgtcttgtatttttttaatgtcttttctaatatattttatataatttctgAGTCGTATTCTGTGCAGCATAGACAGGTACAAATCTGTCCATAGTTGTTATGCAAGAGTGAGAAAAGCACGAagggaaaacaatcaaatttagGAAGTTATTGAGAAAAATATCTAGGAAGTTAATAACTACCAAAAATACACAAATGCTGTACGCTTCTATCACACAAACAAACTACTTCACATTCAGCACAATTAGAGTAAGATGCATGacaatcaaaaggaaaaaagggGCTAAGCCAACGGCACCTTGCCCAGTTTGTAGGATTTCTTTGGTTCCTGTGATTAAATGGGACAGAAACTTTGAACGGGCAGGATCACTTGTAAACAAAGAACGTCTAACAGAAGCTAGTCGCACCAAGCACTCCAGTGCCTATAAAGAATAACAGTAAAAACTCGATTACGATGTTAAACAGTAAAAATCATGAATAATAACAACATAAAATTTCAAATGGTAGGAAAAGAAACTTTTTACTCCAACAAACAAAGATAAGTTTTGGTTATTAAAGGACAGAACTTACACCACTGTACGCTTGCACATACAAGACTGTATGTGGTTGCAGGTAATCGAGaactaataaaaaatatctCGCACCAGCAATAAATTAGCCATTATGACAAGGATCCGATTCACAATACATGTAGCATCCGCAATAAATTATCCCACGATAGACGGTTTTCTTTACTTATTCTTTTTCTAATCAAATAAGGTCCTAGAAATCATCAGCAATTAGTGAAGAAGAAAAATCACATATACTAACCTCCTTTGAAAGGGGGGGCTTTGTATTGGCATAGTAATCAAAGAAGACTTGAAGTGTTGCAGGATCCTCCAATGTTGACTTCCAACCCGATGGAATCTGTAAGATTAACAGTTACATTCTTATTTATGATTCACTgcataagagacttgttgaCAGACCTTTAAATGGTTAACAATCCAAAAGAAACAAGGATAATACCTGAACAGTACCAAATTCTTCAGAACTTTCATCAAGTGAGGTCCCAACAAAATCAAAAGATAGGCATTTAAGTGAAAGCGAAAGAGCCAACTCTTGCAATTGATTTGCAACTGTGCATCAAAAAATCAACCAGCATTAATACCAATCAAACAAGAATTACAATAAATATAAAGTAGTGGTAAGGGGTAATCCAAACAGGTTAAGATCCACTGCCAACATCTTACCATTACTTTCCAGTTGACGCAATGAAGTTAAGGATATTTGGAATATTTGAAAGAGAGACTCGTCCCTGAAGGAGCAtgcaaccctccgatgatgcgTTGAAGGCAACCCAGGATTAGGCTGAACATTTATCAAGtaatgaaaaaacaaacaaatgttaatcaaatacaaaataaacaagcaCATGTTAATAGCCAagttaaaatttcattaaacGCAATGTAGTCTGCAAGTTAATTGTCTAAGTCTCCCTATGTTACATTCTTCATGGATTTGGTGTCATAAATTAGTCTTTAGAATTCCTAAGCATATTAATGTGGACCTCTGCAGATTCATGTACCAGTTAAGCCTATAAAGGGGATAATTTGTAAGCTTTTGCAATCAGATTGTTAGTGAATCAGAAATTCTGGATTTCCGAGCTTGTGTGTGAGGCACAACAACCTTGGAGTGATTCCAAGGCACCTTTTGGTGTGATGCTGAAGGCTGGTGTGATGCCGGAATTTTTCTAATTTCTCTATTGGAGTGATTCCAGTACACCTTTGGTGAAATGCCAAAGGCCTGAGTGAAGTCCGTATCTCTTCTATTTCTCTATCCCTTCCTATTGTCCTACATCACACATTTTAAAAGGAAAGGCCCTttcaaagaaacaaacaaaacaaggtTTAATTCTTATAAAAATTGGAATATTACAACTCCAAAATAATAGTGAAACTAATCAAATACCAATATGCCTATAGATGTTCGACCAAGGGCAAACTTTGAGTGCTTAAACTAGCCTCTATCAGTGTCCTTgaacaagaaaataaattaataaatattcaCACCATACACTATCATCTATCCATGTAACGATGCCCTGAAGAAACTTCAGGATGATAAGTGGTTCAATTCACTCAGACACAAGTTGCAGTAAGAGACATAAGTGGTCCAAAATAATAGTGAAACTAATCAAATACCAATATGCCTATAGATGTTCGACCAAGGGCAAACTTTGAGTGCTTAAACTAGCCTCTATCAGTGTCCTTgaacaagaaaataaattaataaatattcaCACCATACACTATCATCTATCCATGTAACGATGCCCTGAAGAAACTTCAGGATGATAAGTGGTTCAATTCACTCAGACACAAGTTGCAGTAAGACGGGAAATAATGGAAACAGAGTGGAAATCTTCTGTAACCAAAAAGTAATATCTCGTATTAATGATGAGATAAAGGGGCACAAATTAAAATCAAACCTGACTCATCTCAGACACGAGTTGGTTAAGTATCTTCAAACCAATGGCATAGTGATCAGACGTTGCCTGGTAAATAGAGCCAAATAGTATGAGATATACATGTACAAGAAGATAACcaattaatatttaattcttAAATTCCAGAATGATAGACCAGGGATCACGTGGCCACAATGTGTTAAATACAATGCAATTATGGATACAACTAAGGTAATGTTGTAGCTAGATGCACCTTTCTATAAACCAGTTAAATAATCAACGATATGACCGGAAACAAATAAGGTATTGTAAGTAATCCCATTTCCTCTATATAgtgttttagttttttatagaaaataaaaattatttaaatcccaAGCAATTACAAGCATGCTGTCCATTATGAACAAAATAGCGAATGTAATAAAGCCTTAACAATCCAATGACTACCACAGAATTTAGATAAAACTGATTCTaagtccaaaaaaataaaaaagaaagaaaggggaaAGTAAGGAATTTCCTGAGATTCCAAAGAAGCTGAAGCCGAAGTAATGCAAGTTGCTGAGATTACCCAGCAAAGTTAGTCTTTGTCCCTACACTTACACCCAATTTACAATCTCTAGACCAGAAGGAAGGAGCTGGAATTTTGAGCCAGAGGGAGTACTCCCATGTAAGTCCTATTTAGAAAAGCTGGTATGCGCTAGGGAATTTTTGCATCATGCATTTTCTGGTGGCAAGATTCTGGGGATTTTGTGAGATAAACTTTCACTTTAGACCTTTTTAATGGTTATCGGTTTCTTCTGAGTTTTAGGATGTACCGTTGTTCTTTATCTATGAGAATAGGAAGGATGTTGTCGATTGAGATTCTGTTTAGCTTAGTTTCAATGTACTATGATTTTGTTTGTCTGGTCTCTGGTTGATAATGTTTTCTTGCAGTATTTTATTCAGTAGCCAGTTTGTTTGCAGTCATCTTTACCTACTCGAATTTCTCTAGGTAATACTGCTTATAACGCAACAACAGTGCCATAGTATCATACAAATTAGTTCAAGATCGAAGACATTACAAGTTATAAACAGAAAGTCATATAACCTGATTCAAGAAGTTCATTGACTGTTTCACCACATCCCAGAATCGATCATCATCAAACCACCCAAACTTGGTGAGCCGACATAAGAGTTGGACTAAAGAGGCAGTCACGAATGGCTGTAACTCGCGTCCTCGAGTGGCCAAATAGTTAATAAGGTAATTCCCTACAACAAAGATTCCACATTGTTCAACTCCAATAAGATGCAAACAACAAAGCAAACCCGCTAAACGAATACAAGTAAAGGAAGATTCCTACGGATGTCGAGACGAAGCTGCAGAGCAAGTTTTTGCTCAGTGACTTGCTTCAACAAGCTAGAACTAGCCAGCATCAACGCGTAGGGAGTCATGGCATTGTCGAGAATGTACTGGCACTGCGAAATGTATTCTATGTTCACCGAAAAGCATTTGAGAGTGTTCTCGGCATGAGCCCTTTCGACCGAGTCCTGCGAATTGTACAACCTCTCACACAACGCCTCCAGTTGCCTTAAACCCTCCATCTCTTCGAAAACTCCTATAATTCATCAATCACCAATAAACCAAAACCTCAGATGACATTCTTAaacccaacaaaacaaaaatgcaaTCTTTACTAAAAACACAACCGAAATGTTCAAATGTCAGACACAGACAATCACGATCATATATTTCTCCGAGTTGCATGGTTCGTCGATTTACCTTCCGACAGAGGACCCGGGCGTTTCGCGACCTAGGTTGCCGGAAGCTACTGCCGCCGACTCGATCTCCGAttgcggcccaacgatgcctcacGGCCTCAATTCGTTTGGCGGCTTTGGGATTGGAATTTCTGGTGCAATGGCCAGAGAAAGCGAGCAGAGAGCAGATAGCACGACtgagtatttttctttctttttgtagAGAAGACGGGCCCGTTAACTTTAGACACGGCAGGCAACGAATTTACATGTCtaaaatttataaaagagaCTGTGCTCGTTTGGATgagcttttaaaatgactgaaagcgtttttagagaaaatgtttttttgtttcaaaagcacttaaagtgctttttgcaAAAAGCACCAGCTATGTACTTCTTCCAAGAAGCACTTTAAGGGTTTTTCCAGAATTTGCTTGCATTTTTAATAaggattaaaagcacatccaaacaagcTCATATTTACCAAGTCCACAATAACGGTCAAAAACGAAAACAAAGTGTTGTAAACTTTcatagtttaagtgtgattatgtaaattttagattagatttgattttaattatcatttcttattacaacttgtattccttggggatgaaggaatttcttctccttttactactataaataaaagtactatgtaggagggataacatacacattcccctacaattctacaaacacatctctcttaaTCTCTCTACCCTTGCCGCCGGCCCCCTTTAACCTTGTCAAATAAAATATGCTAAAACACGTTAttagcacgctcctaccgctacGCTTAGGAATTTGACGAGGaaattttctgcatcaaaccagttcatccatttcatcacgcaatcaggttctttcaaaacaacggtttttatcttgatatttttgCAACCTTGATAGCAataacattcaccataatgcatgacccaattttacgttttttgaattttagattctacataaattgtgtatgtattatattcataattgttgaattatgtgaatttgatatattgccatgaattgcatcaaatatatgtacatgcattaaagttattgaattgcatatgcatcaaattGCAGGTTGGCCTGCGGCCCATCCTCACACCACAGGTCACTACGTTTGACGGACTGAAGCTCGTCCCCGACATCAATTGAACGAGATTTAATTGAATCTTATCGATTTTTTCTAAAAACCCAATtcgaatttctagggttttacgAGAATGTTGAGATTCTTTCAATCTCCGTTCATCTTCGAGGTCTCCGACGACCCATAAACTCGCCCTGAGCACCATTGTCCCAAAGTACGGCCTCCTGAAGTGGTGGCACCGGTTTTCTTCCCAGGCGAACGCACCCAGCTACGGCTGGGGTGAATTTGGCCCAACCCGAGCCCTATTGGGCTCTGTTACTATGCttgctttccttttctttttttttgggctcAAACGCATTGACCCAAAACCCTTTGGCTCGGCCCATGCAAGACACCATCCCAAGGGCTATGGTGTCCCCAAACGTTGTGATGCACTGGATCACGTCCTCCCCTGGGCCCGGCTCCTTTTTCTTTCAAGGTAGCCCGTTTGCTACCTTGGGCTAGAACCCCTATATGGGCCACTATCTCTTGGGCCTAGTTGTCTCCTTCAGCccatgaaaaaaacaaaaaaaaagcctctctttgtttttttctcCTCGTGGGCCTTCAACATGCACCGGAGACACCCTAGCCCAATTTTTGGGCCTGGGCTACGCGGACCGAAATTGCTCAGCCCACCCGTGGGCTTTGGCCTATTTTTGGGCCGTGAGCTTCGATTGTTTAATAACTTTTAAACAATTtgggttttatgttttttcacccacactttaaatttggcccgaagtccaaataattaaattcaattataattgtagacctgaagttctattttcatatttttattgcatatttttgtgtatatatttatgtttgcctgcaggaacatatgaacctaaagttcataaattattttgaaacctgaagttttgtaaaaacatgccttgtttgaaaacctaaaGTTATTacttaaaaacatcacccatgaaaacccgaagttttttcatgcaaaattaaaccaatacatgtctattagaacctgtatgttctactcctatttgaatggattgatttttctccattacactaaccacatcttgtccatctattttgtgataggaacatgccgaatttgaacaaactcgacttcaccgctttggaggtctctagaaggaactacctcaagtgggttcaagatgtgaagctcaacctcactgcaaagaactttcGTCCCGCCATTGAAAAAGCGACGAACAACCCTGTTGGCAAAGCTGAAAAAGCAAACGCAATGATCTTCATCCAAAG
This region of Malus domestica chromosome 07, GDT2T_hap1 genomic DNA includes:
- the LOC103436087 gene encoding uncharacterized protein isoform X5 gives rise to the protein MEGLRQLEALCERLYNSQDSVERAHAENTLKCFSVNIEYISQCQYILDNAMTPYALMLASSSLLKQVTEQKLALQLRLDIRNYLINYLATRGRELQPFVTASLVQLLCRLTKFGWFDDDRFWDVVKQSMNFLNQATSDHYAIGLKILNQLVSEMSQPNPGLPSTHHRRVACSFRDESLFQIFQISLTSLRQLESNVANQLQELALSLSLKCLSFDFVGTSLDESSEEFGTVQIPSGWKSTLEDPATLQVFFDYYANTKPPLSKEALECLVRLASVRRSLFTSDPARSKFLSHLITGTKEILQTGQGLADHDNYHEYCRLLGRFRVNYQLSELVTVEGYSDWIRLVAEFTLKSLHSWKWASSSVYYLLGLWSRLVTSVPYLKGDAPSMLDEFVPKITEGFITSRFNSVQDGSLDDLSENPLDNVELLQDQLDCFTYLCRFQYESSSLYIISIVEPLLQVYTERARVQTSDTSDLSIIEAKLAWIVHIVAAILKIKQCTGCSTESQEALDAELSARILQLINVTDSGVQSQRYGETSKQRLDRAILTFFQHFRKSYVGDQAMHSSRQLYARLSELLGLHDHLLMLNVIVGKIATNLKCYTENEEVIGHTLSLFLELASGYMSGKLLLKLDTVKFILANHTVFVNLESTPDSMFRTDAVKYGLIALTRDLRGIAMATNSRRTYGFLFDWLYPAHMPLLLKGILHWSDTPEVTTPLLKFMAEFALNKAQRLTFDSSSPNGILLFREVSKLIVAYGSRILSLPNVADIYAFKYKGIWISLTILTRALAGNYVNFGVFELYGDRALADALDIALKMTLSIPLADVLAFRKLSKAYFAFLEVVFNSHIVYILNLDTSTFLHIVGSLESGIKGLDTGIASQCASAVENLAAFYFNNITMGEAPTSPTAVNLARHISDCPNLFPEVLKTLFEIVLFEESNNQWNFSRPMLSLILINEQIFSDLKVHILASQQADQHQRLSECFDKLMVDVTRSLDTKNRDKFTQNLTVFRRDFRLK